In the genome of Lactuca sativa cultivar Salinas chromosome 3, Lsat_Salinas_v11, whole genome shotgun sequence, the window ATAACAAATATGGATATTTTAGGAATCACTTTCCTTTCCGAGCTTCGACCGACTGTACACATTGCATTCTTTTCCTCTTTATATCATTTCAATTATAAAAATTTTGTTTAAGATAtccagatccttagtttgagtctagagtcacacgagtgttcatcAAATTCcttcaaactagggctctgataccaacttgttacgtccaaaattttcaaaccaaaattttcatttttatttattaaatattcaaTTACATCAAAGTATAATGCGGAAAATATGATTGCGAGTGCGCATGAGTATAGTCGAACCTTGCCCTGCCACGAACCAAAGAAGTGCCTGAAAAATATTTATAACAACTGGGTAAGCGTtgggcttagtgagttcccctaataTACAATATACCAcaatacacatacatgcatacaaataATATATGTATTTTAGACTTATGCCCTACACGCCATTTTGTCTTCAACACGAGTCTGCGTGTACTTACAGCCTACATGCCATTTCGTAAACATGTATCAATGTGTACTTACGGCCTACATCTCATTTCGTTAACAAGTGGGCCTATAGGCTCCTGACCTCTTTGTCGCTCCACCATCGTCGTCTAACTAATTCGTAATAGCTTATAAGCATATCAACAATCACACACATAGATACTACATATTCGGCTCTACAACCACAAAGAAAACTATACTATGGGTTCTATACATATAGTTCCTATATCTTAACATACATGGATATATATTGGAATACATAATATAGTGGGATGAACTCACCTGGATAGTTACTTAGACGACTGATAGGATCCAGGCGATCAGATCAGATTGGTGATCCAACAGACGGGTAACACGCCTAATGAATATTAACCTAAAATACTATAACTTATTAATTTCTACAACAATCTGGTAACATAGGCTAGACCTATCACTAATCCAATTGAATACTGATAGATCTATCAAACAAGGATCAGCCAGACATGACAGTTGGGAGGCAAGATCATTTCGGCATATAGCTTttatgaaatccaacaaccaagccaatgtaaccattctagacacctctcccgtaatTAGATTAATCAATGTTACAacatggaattactgataaatcttatataggttcataataacgactatgactgTAATTATAAGTTACACCAATAGCAAAAGTGTGTAGCTTAACTTAAAAGATTTCCAAGACAAAGTCCGAAAATTACACCGGCAGAAACCGGTTAGAAATACTACATAAAGCATTTGGTCGGATGTGACTTCCTAGTACGCCCCTACATGGCTGCTTAATCAAGAGGGGGCGTGGCAAATACTATTAACTCCTTGGTCCTAAGATTGGATAAATAGTTGGTGGTCCCCTTCTATTATAGAAAGCCCTAAATTGACCAAAAGATGGAAAACTTGATACCATGTAGTTAAAAAAATTCATATGATCGCCTCAAAAAGGCATGACCTTTTGTCACAACTTCTCTTACAACGGCAACAACACAATAGGCTACATTCTGCCGTTTTTTGAATTGAAGACCACGTGTCCTGAGATGTAACTTAAAGTTTCCCAAATGAAAGACGGTTTTCAGGAGCAGATCAACAATATGATTATATGAAGGCTAGTGTTGAAGTCATGAAGGCAGAATTTGGAGTATTAAAAAAGGAGCAGATGAAAGTTCTTTAGGAAACTTTATAGATGAATATGCCAGGGTGAGGGCCTTGTCATTTATCACATCATCAAATGGCTTCTTTAACTTCATAGAGGGAAAAGGCTCTTCTAGGAAGGCACGATCAGCCGATGAATGATTCTGAGCTTACTGCTAATCAGTTATGGTATATTGAAAGAAGGCTTATCAAAGTTGGAGGAATAAAAAACTCCATCTCTTCTTTATAGCATCTGAATTAGTGATCCACACCTATTAATCAATAGTCAAGCAGTTGATTGTGTTTCCAtatgaaaagtataatgaaattaccATTATATCTTCAAACATTTCTTTGGGTAGTATGAAGTATGATCTAAAAAGGGTAAAGCATAAAAAGGAAAACTTTATTGAAGGCATGGTATTTACAATACAACCGAGCCATGCATTTAAAGATTAAAAAACAAAAGAGTGAACTACAAAACTTGTTAATTTACATTTCTAACCCATCACCCCTCCAAGAAATAATCAAAGAGCACTCAAAGTTAGAACACCCTATAACACAATGTGTTTGGTAAATATTTCAACTAGGAAATAATACCCCTAAGTAAATACTAAATACTACCATACCCATCCACCttctaaagaaaaataaaacgcAATTTATGTCACTTTCTTTGTTCATTTTATTCCAATATTGGTAGTTTGGTACATCACTTTGATTTAAACTCTTGTTTAATGTTGCAAGTCGTTGACCACCATTGACTAGAAACATCCTTGGCAATATTAAGGGCATCACATGTCGTTCCAAGAAGACCCCTTCGAGTGAACCCAACCGTGTATAACCCGTTATCCCCTTTCCAACCGTTTGgaaagggcattttaggcattcCATCTTCAGTAAAAAAGTCACTTCCCTATATCGAACaagaacaaaaacaataaaacgTAAGATGTAATGTTCTAATACAACAAATTCAATATATTTAACTACCAAAAATTTAGAGTACAAGATACAAgtctaaaagttaaaaaaaaaaaaaagttttagttTATGAATTATTCACCATAAAGATATTTGAAAGATGTGGGCCATAGTCACTGACACAACTCATTATCAAAGGAGAACCTAATGAGATCATCATATGCACCATATATTTCAATTATGATTTTTTtctaaaagaaagaaaattttATGGTGATCATTACTCCCAGAGAAGAAATTTCTAAAGTCAGAACTAAAATAATTCAATGACTAGTAGGATATGGATCAAAAGTTGTACATTACTCTCGATTTAGAAACTTAATTTCTGTaagttttttaaaacattttaaggGAAAGGAcattaaaattgaaaaatatataatCGTGAAAATACTTGCTGACGTTAACACATCATAAAATGACAACAAAAATGTTAATAGATTGAGAATCATCCAAACAAGTGCCATCAGTTTTTCACCTTTTTGGCTACTAAGAACCATTTTGTAGGCTTCTAGATGTGTAAGACTTGAAAGTGATGTGAGATGGAGAATAAGATAAAATTcaattaataaacaaatatattacaagtatTATATGGAATGTACAAATTTTGAAACATGTTTCTTTTATCACATACACTTATTTCATACCTACTTATTATTTCATACATTATTTGATAAAATAGCTAAATGGATGCCATGCTATTTACCTTGAGCCAAAATGGCACATTGCTCTTATACCCCGTTGCCAACACAATCGAGTCAAATGCAATTTCTTGACCATCCATGAATTTGGCCCCATTTCTAGTTATTTCTCTCACTCCTTGTTCCACAACCTACAAACATTCCAATAAAACACAAATAAGATCTATGAATTGTACTTTTACAACTCATTATTGCATGTGTAGGTGAATCTTTCATTAGTTACCTTGATGTTACCGGATTTGATTAGAGATAAAGCTCCCGTGTCAAGTACGGGGGTTTTACCGGTGGCATTTTTGAGCTCAAGGGGGCCAATTTTAGGCCTCCTTAGGCCTAATTTATCGGTGTTTCCTAGTGTTAAATTGGCCATAAACAAGATTAATTTATCAACCATCCTAAGAGGTAGCCATTTGAGAAGTCCCATAGCAATTCCAAATGTTGGGAATCCAAACATCTCTCTAGGTAGAATATGAACCTGTAATTGCATTAAACCAACCATATGAATATCCCCAATAGTCAAACTACTTCAAGAAAGCCTTTATGGCATTAGAATAGTGAAAAGGATTGCCACTATTCATTAACTAGAGAGGGTTTTTTAAGGATTTTGATATGAAATACCCAGATGAAAAAACATAAAGTTTAGTGATTAtaaacaagaaaagaaaacgaTTCAAGAGGTACCCACATGAAAATAATCAGTAAACTATTAAATAGAGAGGGTTTTTAAGGATTTTGATATGACTAAAAGAAATTTCCATATCAAGAAAGGATTTTTTAGGAAAAAGATTAAATACCCAGATGGAGAAACATAAAGTTTAGTGATTATaaacaagaaaagaaaaagatTCAAGAGGTACCCACATGAAAATAATCATTAAGCTCGCATAAAGACACAAGATATTTGGATGTTTTTTGAGTTTTCAAATAGTAAtcttttttaaattaaaagaatACCCATTTGATAAAGTGGAGGAAAAAGGGAATGTAATTGACTTTGACATTTAGAATTAGACTATTAGAGCAATAATTCCCTAATACACACACAACACTGAAAAAACTCACTGAAAAGAAagagagtgatgatgatgaacTTACAGAGTTTCTAACAACCATAAAGGGGCTTGCATTGTAACGGCAAAGGTCTAAACTAACCTCCATGCCAGAATTCCCACATCCAACTACTAAAACCCTTTTCTTTCTAAACTCACATCCACTCTTGTACTCACTCGTATGTCTAACAACCCCTTCAAACTTCTCGATTCCTTGAATCTCCGGCAACACCGCCTCCGCATTCTCTCCGGTAGCCACCACCAGCCACCGAGATTCATAAACAGTGTCTTGCGTATTCACCCTCCAAACACCGACTTGAGCGTCAAACTCAGCTTTACTCACTGAGTGGTTGAACTTGGGCTTGATTTCAAAGTGCTTTGCATACGCCTCCATGTAGGAAACAAACTGTTTTTTcgtggggtattttgggaagtTCTTTGGGTACCCAAACAATGGAAGCTCACAGAATTGTTTAGGAAGATGAAGCTTTAAACGA includes:
- the LOC111896227 gene encoding probable indole-3-pyruvate monooxygenase YUCCA4, whose protein sequence is MGSSEKDQTFVKFDGPIIVGAGPSGIAVAACLKQDGIPSLVLERSDCIASLWQHKTYDRLKLHLPKQFCELPLFGYPKNFPKYPTKKQFVSYMEAYAKHFEIKPKFNHSVSKAEFDAQVGVWRVNTQDTVYESRWLVVATGENAEAVLPEIQGIEKFEGVVRHTSEYKSGCEFRKKRVLVVGCGNSGMEVSLDLCRYNASPFMVVRNSVHILPREMFGFPTFGIAMGLLKWLPLRMVDKLILFMANLTLGNTDKLGLRRPKIGPLELKNATGKTPVLDTGALSLIKSGNIKVVEQGVREITRNGAKFMDGQEIAFDSIVLATGYKSNVPFWLKGSDFFTEDGMPKMPFPNGWKGDNGLYTVGFTRRGLLGTTCDALNIAKDVSSQWWSTTCNIKQEFKSK